In the genome of Mercurialis annua linkage group LG8, ddMerAnnu1.2, whole genome shotgun sequence, the window CTCAGCCATCAGATCTCAATAAGCTTCTTCTTACTGCCACCAAAATCAAGCAacaaaataagaataataaagAACTCACCACAACAGGAAACCCGTCATCAGCATCTCCGCCGTTTGTCAATGCCTCTGCCTCTCCATCTCTATTTTCCAACCAGCTTGTTATCCACacctaggggtgtaaatgaaccgagccgagccgagctttggagtgttcatgttcggctcgtttagcgaaaaaggtgttcatgttcagtcgagctttgaacagagtgttcatgttcggttcgtttaaattttatagtgttcatgttcggttcgtgttcagctcgtgttcgttcgtttatccgctaaacgaacaagttcacgaacgagctcacgaacgagctcgataaTTACTAAAcaagctcgttcacgaacaagATCGCGAACgaactcgataagtactaaacgagctcattcgtgagcccgctcgtttagcggataaacgaacgaacacgaacttttaaacgaacaaacacgaagatgagctgaataaattaaaaataatctaaTCGAATTCgttcacgaatatgagctgaataaattagaaacataattatataaattaatctaaatatgaattaGATTGCGAACACCTAATCAAGtttctaaacgagcttgttcgtgaactatatacgagctcgttctcgaacttgtttacgaactcttaatcgagctTGTTCACGAGTTTGTtcatgaactcttattcgagctgttcgcgaacataaacgagccgaacaccactatgttcatgttcagctcgtttatattaacgaacataaaatcaagttcgagctcggttcgtttagaatacgaacgaacatgaaccgagctcttatcgagctgaacaccgagctgctcgcgaacggctcggttcatttataCCCCTACACCTCTGCCGTCTATCAACGCATTTGCCGCCTATCAACGCATCTGCCTCCTTTGCAGCTCCATTGTCCACACCAGCTCATCTTCTACGCCTCTGCCGTTCACCTGCACCAACCGccagttttaattttaagtttattttgacgattttaattttaaaatttcaatgatGGTGATGACCcttttaaaattgaaccaaaatttGATTATCCACTAGCTTCAGAATCAGTCAATTACTCAAATTACAATGATAGACGAGAGAGAGAAACGACCGCCATAGCAGTTCGGAGAAGAATCAGATAATGACGATGAAGAAGATATAAAAACTGATATTTAAAAACTGAAAGTATATATCTGCAATTAAAAACAGTCAAACCGTAAATTTCAATAGATTTTAGTCAATAGGTGGTCTTGAGAATATTTAGGTGTTTCAagggtatttgtctaaaaatctcttgtttctttttcaatttaaatttcattttcattttcattatttCCATATAGTAAAATCTATATACGGTCGAggtatataaattattattgacTAACTAAGCGCTTGTTTGGTTCGGCTGTTTCTTGTAGCTGGTGGCTGTTAGCTGTTAGCTGTTGACTGGTAGCCTAGGTAGCATGAAAACAAAAATGGAAACGACACGAAACAGACATAGAGAAAcggtaaatttttaaaatgaaggacacgaaacgtgggggaaaacgtgtaaatagtaaaaaatatagtgatatatttataatataaaaaattataaaatgtcatatatattaaattttatttatatatttattccaatttataaaataaatcaaatataattcaaCCCAACGATAATatgaagataaattttattgtagataaattaaataataaaaatatgggTAATTgttccaaaaaaaatatttattgagaATTTCTTAGGTTTTTtataagtatatattttttaatttacgaaAAGGGCCTGAAACGTTTCCGTATGAGTTTTTGAGAGTTAccggtttccgaaacggaaCACGCAACTTCATCAAAGTTTTCGTGTTTCTTAGCTGGTAGCTGATAGTTGATAGACCGTAAGTGTTTGGCGAGATTTAATTAGTTGtagctgtttatatataaaatgaccgtaaagaacataatttttgtttttatttattaaattataaatatattatatcatatattatttgataaaaatattaataattattttttttataaaaaacactatttagtttaaacttatttagatatttttttaataaatttataataatttttttaaaaagttattaatttatatttgttttaatacaaataaaataattttatataatttataaatgattagaatatttaaaaataatgaaaataatcttatatattaaaaaatgatatattctAACAggaatgattttaaaaaaaattaaaaatattgaaacagcTATCAGCTCTGGACAAAAAAACTCCAAAATGAAGCTTTTCAAACAGCAGTTGTTGGAGATTTAAAAAAGCTCCAAAAAACCTCTAAAAAaattctcaccaaacactttaGTGGAGCATTTTggaaaatcaaaactaaaaaatctactaaaaagttgaaccaATCATGAGTTGGTCTACAAAGTcaataattgtttaattaattaaacttccatgcaaatatttttttataataaattcatgttttttatacttttaatatgagtttatatattttatttcctTCATGCTTGGCGGCCTGTAAATTTAAAGTTCGGTGGTGTTCGATGTCAGCATGGTGGTGATGGAGAGAACGGTGTAGCTTGGATTACGTCTGCTTCGGGTTGGATAAAGGCAAACGTTGACGAACTTGGTTAAAAAGTTCAAACGAGGCATGTTAACTTATGGGTAGGGCTGTGTAAAatccgaaccaaaccgaaccgttttaccgaaccgaaccgaaattataattacggttcggttttttgatCACTATGATTTGGTTCGATTTGTAATTAGATAAATGTTtggtgttcggtttttggttcggtttgagcatttaaaaactgaaaaaccgaacaattaaataaaaaataaaaaaaatataaatttatgtaaatttatatttttttggttttaatattttaattatagttgatatataagttaataaatttcatataacatataattatgctaataaatatataaaaatatttattagacacttttaatattagaatttattttatgataaaaaaattaaaaaatgtagaaagtaaaaaatttcggtttttaccgaaccaaaccgaactttttggttcggtttggtgtaagccaaaattaaaatttggtccggttcggtttgagatttttatcaaattttggtGTTTGGTTTGTTCGGTTCGGTGATCGAACCAACCGAACTAACCGAACGCACATCACTACTTATGGGGGCTTCATCATCGCACAAAAATTATGGTCATTCAACATACTTTAAGCTGGCTTCATGGTTGGTCGAAGTTAGTCATTGAGCTGGATTTTTTTGTTAGTTATCAACAATTTAAACGGCTTGAAGATTGAGAATGATAATTCGATTTTAAacaattgtttaatttttatgaaacaattttataattttttttctttgtaaaaCAATATGCTAATCAAACAACACATATGTTAGAACAAAATACTTGTTTTACATCAAGTCGTTTGCTTCAGTTTAACAATGAGAAAATTAGACTCCTTACGGGCTTGTgcctatttaatttatttttgagaatattttgaCATATGTAGGCCATTTGTCAATTTTTCTCTTTAACAATTATGCCAATTTTTTTAGGATTAACCCATCTTCATGTTCTTATACTTTTTACTTTTTCCTGatctattttatttctttaattagttttgtactttttattttttatttacttagtCTCTCTATAGTTGAATTTGCAGTGATTTAGTCCTTAAAAAGTAGATTAGGGATGAAgttaaacaaa includes:
- the LOC126661900 gene encoding uncharacterized protein LOC126661900, coding for MISNLSMFLLFQTQPSDLNKLLLTATKIKQQNKNNKELTTTGNPSSASPPFVNASASPSLFSNQLVIHTSAVYQRICRLSTHLPPLQLHCPHQLIFYASALQNQSITQITMIDEREKRPP